CCTCCGTGGCCCACGCGAGATAGGCCGGGCGGTCGGCGGCGCGCAGCGGGAGCGTCTCCCGCAGCGCGGGCTCGTCGACCTGGATCACCGAACTCCCGGCCGCCTCAAGGTCGTTCACCTCGTCGCGCAGGGCGAGAGCGACCTGGCGGGCGGTGTCGCCGAGGGGCTGGTCGTCGCGGACGAAGGACCAGGCGAGCATGGTGACCGGCCCGGTGAGCATGCCCTTGACCGGGCGTGCGGTGAGGGACTGGGCGTAGGTCGTCCAGCGGACCGTCATCGGTTCGGGGCGGGAGATGTCGCCGGCCAGGATCGGCGGGCGGACGTAGCGGGTGCCGTAGGACTGGACCCAGCCGTGCCGCGTGGCCAGGTACCCCGTCAACCGCTCGGCGAAGTACTGGACCATGTCGTTGCGTTCGGCCTCGCCGTGCACCAGGACGTCCAGCCCGGCCTTCTCCTGGAAGGAGATCACCTCCTGGATCTCCGCCCTTACACGCTCCTCGTATCCGGCGGTGTCGATCCGTCCGGCGCGCAGATCCGCCCGCGCGACCCGCAGTTCGCCGGTCTGCGGGAACGATCCGATGGTCGTGGTCGGCAGCAACGGCAGCCCGAGATGGGCGCGCTGTGCGACGGCGCGTTCGGCGTACGGCTGGGAGCGGCGGATGTCCGCGCCGGTGACCGCCCGGGCACGGTCGCGTACGGCCGGGTCGCGGGTGATCGGTGACCTCGCGCGGGAGGCCAGGTCGGCGCGGTTGGCGGCGAGTTCGGCGGCGATGGAGTCGGTGCCCCGGCCGAGGCCCTGGGCGAGGGTGACGATCTCCGCTGTCTTCTGCCGGGCGAAGGCCAGCCAGCGCAGCACCTGCGGCTCGATGTCCCGCTCCACCGCCGCGTCGAGCGGCACATGGAGCAGGGAGCAGGAGGCGGAGACATCGACCCGGTCGGCCAGGCCCAGCAGGGTGCCGAGGGTGGACAGCGACTTCGACAGGTCGTTGATCCAGATGTTGCGGCCGTCGACGACACCGGCCACCAGCCGCTTGCCCGGCAGTCCGCCGACGGCGGCCAGGGCGTCGAGGTGGGCGGCGGCACCGTCGGTGAAGTCCAGGGCGAGCCCCTCGACAGGAGCCTTGGCCAGGACCGGAAGGGCGTCGCCGAGCCGGTCGAAGTAGGAGGCGATCAGCAGCTTCGGCCGGT
The sequence above is drawn from the Streptomyces griseiscabiei genome and encodes:
- the metE gene encoding 5-methyltetrahydropteroyltriglutamate--homocysteine S-methyltransferase, encoding MTSRTAAAAARATVYGYPRQGPDRELKKAIEGYWKGRVTADALRSTATGLRAAAWRQLADAGIHEVPTGDFSYYDHVLDTTVMVGAIPERHRSAVEADALAGYFAMARGTRDVAPLEMTKWFDTNYHYLVPELGPGTVFTANSGKPVAELKEALALGLTARPVLVGPVTYLLLAKPAPGVAADFEPLTLLDRLLPVYAEILSDLRAAGAEWVQLDEPALVQDRTPAELNAAARAYRELGALTDRPKLLIASYFDRLGDALPVLAKAPVEGLALDFTDGAAAHLDALAAVGGLPGKRLVAGVVDGRNIWINDLSKSLSTLGTLLGLADRVDVSASCSLLHVPLDAAVERDIEPQVLRWLAFARQKTAEIVTLAQGLGRGTDSIAAELAANRADLASRARSPITRDPAVRDRARAVTGADIRRSQPYAERAVAQRAHLGLPLLPTTTIGSFPQTGELRVARADLRAGRIDTAGYEERVRAEIQEVISFQEKAGLDVLVHGEAERNDMVQYFAERLTGYLATRHGWVQSYGTRYVRPPILAGDISRPEPMTVRWTTYAQSLTARPVKGMLTGPVTMLAWSFVRDDQPLGDTARQVALALRDEVNDLEAAGSSVIQVDEPALRETLPLRAADRPAYLAWATEAFRLTTAGVRPDTQIHTHMCYAEFGDIVQAIDDLDADVISLEAARSHMQVARELAAHGYPREAGPGVYDIHSPRVPSAEEAADLLRTGLKAIPAERLWVNPDCGLKTRDWPETRASLENLVTAARTLRDELPAT